A DNA window from Pseudarthrobacter sp. W1I19 contains the following coding sequences:
- a CDS encoding general stress protein codes for MAGTIMGGRKAAATNKERYGDGLDGRPNFYRVIGSKGGKISRGGGFAMNRDLAVEAGRKGGSASRRKKAEKRAAGGAA; via the coding sequence ATGGCAGGAACGATTATGGGCGGCCGCAAGGCAGCCGCTACGAACAAGGAGCGCTACGGTGACGGGCTCGACGGCCGGCCGAACTTTTACAGGGTGATCGGGAGCAAGGGCGGCAAAATCTCTCGGGGTGGCGGCTTCGCCATGAACCGGGACCTGGCCGTAGAAGCCGGCCGTAAAGGCGGCTCCGCCAGTCGGCGGAAGAAGGCTGAGAAACGCGCGGCGGGAGGTGCAGCGTGA
- a CDS encoding DUF4062 domain-containing protein, with protein MDRRYQVFISSTYMDLVEERREVIQALLEMDCLPAGMEMFPAANDDQWTLIQQVIDESDYYVVIVGGRYGSVAPDGISYTEKEYDYAVSTGKPVLGFVHANPGQIPLDKSQPTAQKELDAFAAKVKSRLVKMYSSPAELGSAVSRSLIMTMKKYPAEGWVRGQYAMTPETQAEMAELRALVSELRLEVKASSQAAVPEDLASGTDPYTLHASLFYFTEAAVEAGKTWRTAPKARQSYQLQVTWNEIIYDVGPLLINEATREGLIEVLNNFALSTIFNSPEVELPKDYGKSVEARVLLECFDDIVVQLFALGIITHGVKKRSTTDKSTYWALTGLGQDTLMKLRAIRKGDDAAR; from the coding sequence ATGGATCGCCGCTACCAAGTCTTCATCAGCTCAACCTACATGGACCTCGTCGAGGAACGCCGGGAGGTCATTCAGGCGTTACTGGAAATGGACTGCCTTCCTGCCGGCATGGAGATGTTCCCCGCAGCGAACGATGACCAGTGGACGCTAATACAGCAGGTCATCGACGAAAGCGACTACTACGTCGTAATCGTGGGCGGCCGCTACGGGAGCGTGGCGCCGGACGGCATCAGCTACACCGAGAAAGAGTATGACTACGCCGTCTCCACGGGAAAGCCAGTCCTAGGATTTGTACATGCCAATCCTGGGCAGATACCACTCGACAAGAGTCAGCCGACGGCCCAGAAGGAACTTGATGCTTTCGCGGCCAAGGTGAAATCCAGGCTCGTGAAAATGTATAGTTCGCCCGCAGAACTGGGCTCGGCCGTCTCCCGCAGCCTCATAATGACGATGAAGAAATACCCCGCAGAAGGCTGGGTCCGTGGTCAGTACGCGATGACGCCAGAAACCCAGGCCGAGATGGCTGAGCTCCGTGCGCTCGTGAGCGAGCTCCGACTTGAGGTCAAGGCTTCATCGCAAGCCGCAGTTCCTGAAGACCTAGCATCTGGCACCGATCCATATACGCTGCACGCTAGCTTGTTCTATTTCACCGAAGCTGCCGTCGAGGCGGGTAAGACATGGCGCACTGCACCTAAAGCGCGACAGTCTTATCAATTGCAGGTAACCTGGAATGAAATCATTTATGACGTAGGCCCGCTCCTCATAAATGAGGCCACCCGAGAAGGCCTCATTGAGGTCCTAAATAACTTTGCGCTCAGTACTATATTCAATTCACCCGAAGTAGAGCTACCGAAAGACTACGGCAAATCAGTAGAAGCCCGAGTTCTACTAGAGTGCTTCGACGACATCGTGGTGCAATTGTTCGCCCTGGGGATTATTACGCACGGCGTGAAAAAGCGATCGACGACCGATAAGAGCACCTATTGGGCACTGACCGGCCTGGGCCAGGACACGCTCATGAAACTGAGGGCAATCCGTAAGGGCGACGACGCTGCCCGCTAG